AAATTTACATACTAAAACTAGTGATGAGCTCTTTCCTGGAACTGTTAACACACATGGATTCATGTGTGTATCCACAGACACACAGATATTTAGTgtaatttcagcaaaattaagtactgtgttttctgaaagtcagttttcaggattttttctcAAAGATATTATCAGCTGTGATGCAATCCTATTTTCAGCCTGGGAGCTTCAGCTCTTTGAGCAGGAGTATTCCATTCCAAGTAGGAGTTTAGACATTCTATGCAACTCTAGACACTAAATGGTTAAAATTGTTTTGGTTAGTacatggaaaaatatgaaaaatattattcaggTAATTGAGGTACTGTTCTTCctcagaattttaaatttggaAAACAGACAGCATCTGTAAGCATCTGGTCTTGGAACACAACGTATCTAGGAATTACTTTGTccattttatttggaaaaatgcCAGCACTAAGAAATCCGGTTTGTTCAGGAATATGAACAAGTTTTTTCAGgtaggaataaaaatattctgagccCAGAATATTGATTATGTTCTTACACTATTGTATTTTTAGGTATTTgggtaaataataaaaattttgatAAGTTATTTGGTATATTAGCAAATACATCCCTATTTGGACCTGCtgataatatatttttcctgtgtaattTTCAAGTTCTAAGTCTATGTCAAGAACCTGTTGCTTACAGAGCAGAGATTTAATCCCTGCCCCAAATTATATCACCATGTAAAATGAGGTATCTCTTAGTTAATAGataagtaatatttttccttaccTATGGGCACTTTCTTACATCCACCATTTTCATCCTTCTTAAGTTCTTGTTTCCTGACGTTGTATTTCAACAACCCAAAAGAACGTAGGAGCTACCTAACAAAAGTGTATAGGTGTACTTAAAAACCTCACTGTCTTACTTTCCAGTTGTTCTGATAAAATTTGCTCAGAGTTAATAGATAGTATTTTATTGACTATGGAACACTTGGAACAGCCTGAAATATACTGAGTATTCTGAGAACCTAAGTATACATACACAGATAAAATGTTCATCTCTCCTTTatcaataaaaagaaacccactGTTTTAGAGCATGGtcatattaaaaacatttttttaaagtaaagtgGAACAATGCTTTTGATCAAACTGtctattttactttaaaactaCCATCCATTCCTAATGTTCTAAAGATACAACATTACTGGAATGCAAATCAAGACAATTCTCTgacaaaaaatccaaaataaatttacatAACTCTCAAAAATTACTCCAGCCAGATCCAAGTGGAAACTTACAGCTCAGTAGTTTGATTTAGGCTTTCTAGACTTCATCCCCTGTCCACAAAGCTAAGATTTCTAAAAGATCAAAAGCACTGTGGAGTTGTTATTATGGCCATGGAAAGGCATTTTCAGCACCTCAGATTAAAAGCAGAAGTCATTTGGAAGTCATTAATCTGGTTAATCTAGTTTTGATGTTAACTGCGCGGAATCTTTAGTATTATTAGAACAGTATTTCATTGTAGTATAATGTTGATGATTTCCCCCAAGAGTCTGTACAAATAGGAAAAGCATTTGAGACTGTCAAGTCTTTTTTATGGGTGGGAGATCTCCAATGCGAGTTTCAACAGTAGTCATATATATAAAGTTAATATTTCAGATATCAAGATGtgtatttttctcctgcatttcctgagaaatttgattttttttttgttttgcttatctTATTTCAGAGGAGAAAGTGTGGTGCTGATTTTAATGAGTGAATATGCAGTCAGAGAGTAAATTTGTTGAAGTTTGCTCTAGAACATTTATCTCCTGATTCATATCCaaagtaaaatcaaaattaattgctTCCTCATCACTTAATATCTGTTGGGTTTTAGGATGATAATTACACTTTTAAACCCCCATCATTAATCAGTCCTATGCATAGTCACTTCTATACAAttagggtggggttttttaatattctggGGAAAAATTCAGATACACAAAGAAATAGTTTCAGCTTCTGTGGACTTTGCTGCATATTTATTGTAGCTTCACAATATATGTAAAGAGAATAGACTCAAACAAGGGGCTAAGAATAAGGTTTCTGTTTCCATGAACCAAATTTGGCTGTATCTGGACTGTAGTAACCAGGTTCTTCCTTGCACTTTCCCGCTCTTCataatttctgcctttcatgtgctatttttattcattgGCTCTTTAGTTGGTTGGTTGATTGGTTGATTTGATTACAGTTACCTTTGAAAAGATGCCAGCATGGCCCACAGCTCCTATTTTATTAGGATAGTTCAAGAAACTAAGATTTCCTTCTGTGGACCCATagaattcaaatattttaattgggCCAAACCTCATCAGAAATTCTTTTGAGACAGCAGGTCTGAAACTGCTTCCTAGAGCAATGTGCACTTTGTGAACTCTGTCCTCTTCTTTCTGTTAACAATGAGGAAGAAACATTCTGCAGCTGAGAAAAGTGTGTTTAAATACCAGAGCTGATCTAAAATTTTCTAAtagaacatttttcctttagaaactGTTACTTTGACTAAAATACTTCACAGAAGGGTATTCATTGTGTAAGAATCAAAGAGAATATCATCAGAATTCTTGTTGGTCTGAGGTTGAAGGATTTGCATTAAGgtgaaaactttatttctgtagttctttgtatttttgctttgtaattCAGATGTATATTACAAAGTTTAAATGCATTATTGTATCTtggaaatgtaaataaataggTTTTAAGTAAGGGCTGTTACCCATAGGATGGAAAATCCTTTCTGAAccaaagaaaggaatttttctGCATAAATAAAATTGTGTGTTAGAAAACACTTGTGACACACTATGGTCAGTTCTACATATTTGGTAGTAAATTTGACACACCTGGCATGTTGCCTAAAGGACCTGAAAAAGTAACAGAATGACTTACAGCTCCTTACCATATCAAATAGGTTTAGGTGCAATTTTTAATCTTATACCCAAATTCAGAAAAGATGGAAGTCAAATCTGCAGTCAAAATGTAGTTGTTAACGTGTGATTGTGACCTTTCAGTTACATTATTATTGTGGCAAACTACTCAAATGCTTGGGCCAGACTGCTCAGCACCCTATATACAGGAGTATAGTCAAGACTGCCTATGGAAAAGCCGCCACTTTGGAGGTATAGTTGGGATTGAATGATTAAATTACTGCCATCACTGAATgatagcagaaaataaaattatttcgTGTCCACAGGAACAGTTTcttcaaaccaaaaccaaataaatgcattttgtttccatttcagtattgttttaaactttaaaaactgtaaaattatatttgatttctaaataataataagGCGAATTGAAAAGGGAACATTGCCTCAGAattatactgaaatattttagcagAATCAGTGTTTCAAGTTtgtcacatttaaaaatactcatGTTAAAAGTACTTTGTGAACTCTGGATTAACGGACAATTTTGTTTGATTCAGAACTGCATTTTATGGCAGATAGATTATTTGCCACAATAGGATTAGCTGTAATGCAGAGTAAACTCCACTTGTTAAAACAAGGAATGGAGtcttccctgcttctgctgagcaagctctgttttcttttgcagttttagTGCTAAACCTGGAGGAATAATATGGTTTGCATGGTTTGATCACATGTGTGTGATAAAACCCCATTACCAACCAATTGGCAGGCTGACTGGGAGAGCTACTTCATGCCTAATATTGTATCTTTTTAAGCACTTGGTCTTCAGGATGAaataatggattatttttttttaatttttatttttaatatctgcttAGAGTCTAGGACTTAAGAGTAAATCTCAGGAACCTCGGAAGTTATAAACATAGGAGAACCTGTTATGCTTACCTTGTTTTATCCCTCGTATAACAATCTGCAGGACTGCCCTGCATTGCcttgaaatttgaaatatttatatttttaaagttgtatgGTTCTCTTTCAGAACATTCCTTGACATActttctgtttggtttgttaCCTTCTGTGGGGTACCATGTTTAAGATTCAGTTCTGATAGGCACATGGATGCCGGGTAAGCTTCCTGTAGACATCAGAGAGTAGTGTCTAGAGTCTCTGTCTACATCAAGGAATCCAGGAGTGCTTCCTAGTTCCTAAATCGATGTTCTTTCTCAATTTCAGTGTGAGACCTAGGCGTGCTCTGTGAAAGGAGGTAAGGACATGTCATATCACATAAGGTATGTCATATCTTGGATATGACATAGACCATACTCCAACAGGTCCCTCATCTATGTAGCCCTAGTCCTGGGCAACACCATGACTGCTGTGCTTTGGCATGCCACAGCACAGGGAGTCTAGGTGAAATGTAGCTGGCTGGCTTATAAGCCTGCACAGGTTTCCTTCACTGTAGAAGAGCCTGTGTGGTGCACTAGAGGTTGTATGTATTAAACTTCAGTAAGATGCCTGATCTTGACAGGACTCTGCATTTACCCTCATCCCTCCTCATCTTCCTTAGCTCAGCTAGACCATCCTTCTGGCTTTCCCTTCTTATCAATTGTTAGTTAAATATCAATATCTTCTCTGTCAAATTCTTGTTATTGAGCCAAGTAAAGAAAtttctccctgccttttccTGCAGGAGAGAACTTCACACAGCTAGTTTGGTCTAGTTAATCATTCCTTTGTGTTTTTGGTGCATGGACTACTGACATAATGTTTGTACAGACTTGAGTTCTGGCCAGCATCTTTCCTGGCTTGTTCCCTCtaatacatttttgtctttgacCCCTCTTCTACATGCAGACCACACAATAATAAGTCTCTGTTCAAATCAGCTGGTGGATGCTCTCAGATGTTCGCTTATTGCTTGTTCTTGTGCCAATCTCTGACCAATGCAGCTGGAGGTCATTTGAACCTTGTACTTGTACATGATGTTTTCTGTGGTAGGTAGAAATGTTTCTTGTCACCTCCCTTCAGTAACTTCCTAACTCCCAAgtataaaattaagaaaattagcCAATCTTTTCCACCATCATCAAGAAATAAGCattgaaatataataaatattttcagacttgcttttctgctgcttctctgtttgGTGATGTCTTACTTTTGTCCTAAATCTGACCATTATTTACCTTCTAACAGAGTTTCATTATCatcatttcattatttcatcaCCCATGCTCTTCAGGACTGTTATCTCAGGGGTGATGAAGATTTTGCACTACACTATTACTCCTATGGCTTTATACAGGAAAGTTTGTCACCATATACACAGCCATGGAACAAAATGTGCCTTTGGAAcacctcttcagaaaaaaatctaaacaaacaaaaactcaTTCAGCCGTTTCAAAGCCGTACAAAAATTATCAGCCATTAAATACTGAAGAGTAGCCTCCTCTTAATAAGTAACTACTTTGAATCAGTGCATTGCAGGTGGTAAATCACTTAATCTGGTTCATGCTCTTGTTTGATCATTGAGTACAATAAagcttttactgcttttctcttttccttacgGACCTGCTACTTGCCTAtcactcagaagaaaaaagctagCAAGCTTGGCTTTAcagaggaatttattttatcGTCTGGGTATAACTGTCCCATCCTGCCAGGTTTGTTTCTGTGTAACCATTACATTTGCTGATATAAATTTCATTCTATAATAGAACTACAAGGAACGCAAGACCCAAGTTTTGtatacactggaaaaaaaagctttatcaatcattaaaaatattataccATTGAGAAATGGGTAAATCTATATGActtataaaatacagatttgctATAATTTAAGGCAGCACTTGCAGTGGGCTGGTTGCAAAGGTAGTGACGGAGTTCTCCCATGTACAAAACCACGGCAACATTGTATTTTCTACAGTCATTCCAAAACTGGCTTGCAgaaaatttcttcttcaaaacaCAAGTTGCTCCTAGCTGATGAAAGCAGacaagaaaattcaaaataccCTTTAATGTTGATCTTCTAtcacttttgtttaaaaaagttgtCATTTTCTTAATTCAACTAATAATAAattcagatatttaaataaattgtaaacTATTTCTGGCAAGATCTTTCTGTTAAATGTGACTAGTATAATGAAgccttgcttctttttctgagtAGTAACTAAAAACATAGAGTATCAGAAGCAGTAGAAGCAAACCTTTTAGTCATCTCCAGTTGTTAGGAATAGGTCAAAGcctaagcattttttttctgtcaagaTGATGACTGGTGTAAGTCTGAAAAAATAGAGCTTGAGATGGGAAGCTCCCAGCTTCTCTCTTTGTGTGAGAAGTGTTGGAAGGGAAACCATCTCAAAGCCTCTGTTATTTCTGTCTCACTCCCCTTCTCCTGTTTCTTCATCTTCATCGTCAACTCATCATCCtcagttttttttgtttctgtggccCTGAAGTTCCTTCAGAACTATCCATTTCAAAAGCCACCTTATTCTAGACCTCTCATGTCTGCCACCCCATCCCTTTGCCACAGTTTTTAATGTGTTGTCATACAAGAATTTACAAATTTCCCTATTTCTATCCTTTCCAAAATTCCTTTTTGGCTGAGTCCTGTTTGTCCCACATAAAGCTTCCCAGTGCCTTCTAAGTTCTGAATCCCTTCTAGTCCACTTGCTTCTAGCTTGCCAGTTTCTCGCTGACCCTGGTATCATCTCATGCAAAACCTGAAGCCCTTTTCAGCCTCACTCACCTCAAAGCCTTGTCATTTGAATCCCAGGCCCCTCAGAGTCCCCATCTGAATGGCCCACCTGAGAAAGCTGTTACcttgctttttgtcttccaaGACAAATCATAGCTTCAAACTTTTTTATACACCATTTTCCCCATcacttttgtgtttctgttagGCAGCAGCAGTCTTGTTATCAGTTGCTGTAGCCCAGCATGCCTGCCCATGCCCTTCCTGAAGAaacaaagcactgaaacagcttttaaaacagtCCAGATATATAATTACCATAGCAAAACCAGCCTCTGGGCAAGACTCTAAAGACAGGAAAGGAGGAGATATCTGGAAAAATATCTGATTGCTACCCCTTTACAAATATCTCCCATTATCACAATCAAaatccttcccttctctttagTACAATGAATCTAATTCTGTAGGTGCTACTCAAATATGTGACTCGAAAAGCTCCAAAACACATTTAGTTGACCTATTTTGAAAATTAGTTAAAGCTTCCACAATGCATTTGCACCTTCTAAAACTAAAAGTCAAGCCTGACTTCTCAGATGCCTATGTGAACACCCTTAGACTTTTGGTGTAGGATGCAAATGCAATTTCAGGTTAAACCTACAGAACATACGCAGTGGTATCAGCAATACTTAGACCTCAAGTCATGTTGTGTTGGATCTATGCAACAATTTGTGTCTGTTCTAAGCTTCAAAAAATATGAATGTATCTTAGATACTGTTTGCAGACTGGAGAAAGTGatataaatgtgaaaattacaaAAGTCTGTTGGTAGACATAATATTTAAGTTACCAAACAGAGTTACTCACCAATAATAAACTGTTACAGCTTTCTGAAGTTAATGAAACTCTATTAAAAGGTAAATATTGCCTAATTCAGTGCATCCACCGATGCCGAGAAGCACTGATGTGATACAAGGGAAAAGTGAGATACATAATATCCTGAGAAACTGCACCACACCGAGTGAATGCTAAGCAGGCAGATAGAGCTCTTAGAATGAGTGATGATAGCAGCTTCTGGGAAACCTGTCAGAGGGAGAAGAACAAATAATTATGAATGTACTGCTTGcattaataattttgttgtGAACAGAGTTATGTTTGGAATGTACAGGAAGAATTGTCTTCTGAGtttctgtcctgtcctgtctTTTAGTCTTTACCTCATTAATATAACTCTTTAGTCTCAGCATCTTCAGTCTTTTTGCCTGTAAGGCTGTTTAAtcttctcatttgctttttctggagGAGAAAGTCCTTATCCTTCACAGGCAAGTGCACAGTGTTCCCTTGCCATGAAGCGAGAATGAGAAAGCTTCTGAAGAGCCACTGTGCCACACAGCTGGTATTTGTAATAGGAATAACTTTTACAAAGCTGTTTTACAAAGTTGTTTGTCTTGACTAGAGGAAGGatccctctttccttcccagtGAAATAAAGTGAAGCTTCATTATTCAGACCAGTCtcagaggaaaacatttctccCAAGGCCCAACCACTTGTGCTGGCCATATTTCTTTTTAGGATACACTTGTGAAATTCTGTCACTATGGAATCTGAAAAGCTGTTAGAGAGGACTTGGCCtgatatttaagaaataaagttCAGCCATGGAATATCTATATGAAAGCTCACTAACTAGAATTATGCCCTTGTTACACCAAGGCAAAATGGTTTAAAGTGTACTGTGCTTGTAACTAAATGGATTCCTCCCTATCTTGACTTTAAAATTCAAGTTCTGTCTTTTTGTGTGCCTGTCTTGTTACTAAATTTATACCACCTTTATTTTCATAGAGATGCAGTTGTACTTTTTAGTACACATCTTCACCTGCACTTCCCGATGGGAAGATATACATAGCTGTGTTTCTTGTGTTAGTGACATCTTTGAGATAGAACAGATAGATCCAGCACCTTGTCTAGTTTGTCTTGTATGATGTGAACatgctggaaaggaaaactggTGCTCATCAGCCAGACAGCAGCATTATTTTCCAGGAGATGAAAAACAGATCCTTTCTCTATTGTTCCCAAACAATCcaccaagttaaaaaaaattacatgcttattattaaaataattaaatctatAGACCTGATTATTTGCATTGGAATTATATACTGTACCACTGTGTACAATGAACCTGCCACAGTCCTCAGCAGGACTAACCCACCTACTGgacagtgaaataaaatcatGATGTTTAATTTCCCTATACTTCTCCCATGGGTTTAACTGTAATAAGTAAAACTCCCTGATCTTGGTGATGCTAATATATAAGATTTCATTTACTTGGTATGCTATAAcatatgttttaaaacttgGGACACATACCAACTAATGAGCCCTTATGGGTTCATATGGAATTATGGAAGTATTGCCAACTTGTATTAAAGATAGGAAAAGAGGAGTAGAAAGGTTAAATAAATTGCCCAGTATTACATAATATGCCAGTAAGAGGGCCAAAATTACAGCTCAACATGCTATATTCTTCTCCACGCAATGCTGCCTTGGAACCACCACTTTAAAGTAGTTCTAAAGTAACCATAAATCTGTAAGTGAAAATTTTGAGCTGAAGGAAATCACCACTAGCAGTTTCTTCCTGTAGTCAGTGGAGTTGTATCTGCATAAGCCATAAGTAGAAATAGAAGTAAGGTGATGGTAAAGTATCTCCCCAGGCTGCTTGCTTCCTGATGCATGATTGTTTCTGCTAGTACATTGTTCCATGCGTGGAGAGACTCAGATTTAGGCCTTTCATTATACTAATTAATTCCACATATTTTTGGTGCTTATACACTTAAAATGTAAGCAAGACTATCTCTTCCCCCTCTTCTTTAGCTAGCATATATGAAGTGCTTGCAGCTTTGAATGGCTCTGATTTTCTGTTCTTGATAAAAAGCATAAAGCAGTAGAAAGTCATTAGTAAGTCAAAAACAATATGTAACTAACTTTCTCCTATCACCAGTGCTTTTGCTGAATATGTATTAATGCAGTGCAGGAGAGATCTAGAGGGGATGTTGAAAGTGAGAAAAGCCACCATGCAGCCCAGCTTGGCCAGCCCAAACCACACGTGGATGAAGTCAGGTCCATTATCCATCAGCAGGGCCACAGTGTTGCCTTTTTTCAGGTTCCCATAGTGTAGGAAGACCTGTGCTACTGTGTTACTCCTCCTGTTCACATTCTGATAGGTGTGCACCTTCCCTCTGTAGATGAGGAATGGCTTGTAGGGAATCTTTCCCACTGTCTGCATGACAGAATGGAGAGAATTCCGTTGCTTCCCCCTTTTTTTACCATTGCTTTTAACCTCTTCCACCTCAAGAAGTAAATCAGATCTGCCCAGAAATATGGTGAAAAGATCTTCAGAGGATACACAGCACCACTGTTCCTCCAGCAACTGTCAAAAGCCATGTGCATAGCAtgctggaggcagggaggaaTAATAGATTAGCTACTTCAGAGTTACAAAATACAATACATTAATATAGTTAATTATGAGTTTTAGGAAGAGGCTGGAAGCTAGTAAGCTAATTACAATTCCACCAGATAATGtaagaactttttaaaatgccatatTTGAGTTTACTAGAcccagaaaaatataaaaaagaaaaaataaagaaagattGTGCAGTTTATAAGGACAGAGGAGTTCATTCAGAGTAAAGAATATAGCCAAGCTGACAGTAGAATGAAAAAGACATTGACAAATACAAGATGGAAacttaaaaattcaaaaagtATCTGAAGATCAAACAAAAGAAGATATAAACTCGGGAAACTatataacacttttttttttttaacttggagTCAAAATTTTGTTTAGATTGTTTATTGTACAATGGCAAATCCTAAAAAAATTGGAAGCAGTTAAATCATATAGTATCATATGTATATTATTGAAGTATGTTAAGTAACATGCACCTGTAAAATGCACCAAATATGTTATTCTTTGCTGCCTGAGTTACTTTTTGGTCCAATAGAATTTGAGACCACCATCTAATCCTCCACAGGTTTGAACAGTCTGATGAACATACAGAAATTTCGGGCAATATACGGAATGAACCTTCTGCATCTTCTGAAATAGCCAGTTCTTACCTTAGGATTCTCTAGCATTTTCAATAAATGGTGATTAATATCTTTGCattgtttatattattttcattatttacaaTAGTACCCCTAAGTCTCAAAGAAAAAGTCATACACGAACACATACTAAGATTTGGAATAAACTTTTAGAGCCTAACAGTTCTCAGCttcttaaatgtatttcaggaaaCCATTAGTTGCCATATTTTCACATGGTCACAGAGGAGGACTTGTGAAGATCGTGCAAGATCCCTATAACTTGATATGTGCAACATTGACCAGTCTCCTTAAAGTTTCAGCCATGACTActacaaatatttgaaacatCTTATGTGACAGTCTAGGATTC
The window above is part of the Falco cherrug isolate bFalChe1 chromosome Z, bFalChe1.pri, whole genome shotgun sequence genome. Proteins encoded here:
- the LOC102049965 gene encoding LOW QUALITY PROTEIN: long-chain fatty acid transport protein 6-like (The sequence of the model RefSeq protein was modified relative to this genomic sequence to represent the inferred CDS: inserted 4 bases in 2 codons; deleted 1 base in 1 codon) — protein: MQTVGKIPYKPFLIYRGKVHTYQNVNRRSNTVAQVFLHYGNLKKGNTVALLMDNGPDFIHVWFGLAKLGCMVAFLTFNIPSRSLLHCINTYSAKALVIGVDCLGTIEKGSVFHLLENNAAVWLMSTSFPFQHVHIIQDKLDKVLDLSVLSQRXVTNTRNTAMYIFPSGSAGFPEAAIITHLRALSACLAFTRCGAVSQDIMYLTFPLYHXSVLLGIGGCTELGATCVLKKKFSASQFWNDCRKYNVAVVLYMGELRHYLCNQPTKEEDRVHKVHIALGSSFRPAVSKEFLMRFGPIKIFEFYGSTEGNLSFLNYPNKIGAVGHAGIFSKVTVIKSTNQPTN